Below is a genomic region from Phoenix dactylifera cultivar Barhee BC4 unplaced genomic scaffold, palm_55x_up_171113_PBpolish2nd_filt_p 000189F, whole genome shotgun sequence.
AATAATTCAAGaccaagaaaaaataaaaattttagaaaatagaTGATTATGAATATTCAAACAATACCTCTTGCAAAATCTGCTCCTTCCTGTAGCAATCAAGTTTCCAACATCAGTTGCTTCTAGTATATACCTATAGTACTTCAACCATTCatattataagaaaaataaataatcgaaaaaataatgaaaaggatgccatactaattTTCCTAATCACTTTGATCACTACAGACTGGCACTTTAATTGTAGAAAGAAATAGAGGCAACATTTTTTTTGAGTCTCTTACTACCTTCGATTGCTATGATACTAAACAAaagttcaaaaattttcatatatggataaaaataaataagaagcAAATCATTAAAACTCTAATTTTAGTACTTAAAAaactaaattttcttttttgtgcatgcatggatttcttttatttgtatctaatttaattaattttccttttccttccactaaaaacttaattttagtatgcctaaatttttttatgtgcattttttgtgcatacataaatatgtcgaaaatttctttccttttttggcatgttcataattttatttttgagtgGAACTTTTTATGCATATGAAATACtataaaattaatttctctttttaTACATACAAAAATTCCTTTTAGCTGGATATAATTTAACTAATTTCCTTTTTTCTGCaacaaaaaatctaattttagtaTAATTTAATTTTCTTGCATGTGTTTTTTTGcgttcatataatttttttttgtgcctGAACATGTGTAAGAATCTTTTCCTTTTATGTGTGTGcgtacaaattttttttttttgaaactttttgtGTGCACGAATCACTAAAACACTAATTTTTTTTCCATACATGCATCGATTTTTTgtttgaatattttttaaataattttcttttttgaaaccaaaaatatttttttagtatgTTTGAATTTTCTTGCCTATGTTTTTTGTGTACATGCAATTTTTTTATACATAAATATGTGCAAAATTTCTTTCCATTTATGTGCACGGGTGCAATTTTCTTTTGAATGAAACTTTTTTAGATATACAAACAAAAAAGCCaatatttcttttttgtatgtgtgtggatttttttatttgaatataattttatttatttttttcgtgctactaaaaatataattttagtaGGATTGAATTTTCTCATGCATGTTTTTTGTGCAAGCGTGCAATTATTTTGCGTGTAATGATGTGCAAAAATCCactaaaaacctaattttattaagattaaattttttggatgcattttttgtgcatgcatgcaaATTTGTTTTGTGCATGACATGTACAAAAATCTAATTTATTactaattaatttattttttatttgtgtGTTCGGAATTTTGTTTTTGAGTGAAAGATAATATGTACAAGATTCATTTTTTTAACACTACTTTCAAAAATGTCTCTATTTTTCTACAATTTTTTATAAATGTTGGAATGGAGTCgagttttctctctttttccgtTTGATAGCTAAATGAAAAGGTAAGATATTTTAGTtttagtaagtttttttttgggtataatGGCTGTTCAGACGCAACAggtttaatacgaccaataaaattagaaaatagaaGCCCACATACGGGCTCAGGCAGAAGGCCTTGGCTTTTCTATTTAAATCCACTGAAGTGGTGAGTAGTAAAGGAAGCAACTCATTTCCTTTCAGATATTGAGGTGTTACACTGGATTAAAATTACTTAGAAAgtctttatttcttttgatgTTACTGATAGTGTTTCTCCATATCAGAACTCATTTAGTTCCCAAGAAGAGAAGTAGAGAAAGTATGGttaattgaaaaataaaaaagtagcTCATATTTggttagaatttttaaagaagagatagaaaaatattttttatgagaatattttaaaagaaagaaccCTTGGACGTATGAAAGCCACTTCCCTACGAGATAAAAATTaggatttttttccaaaaatattattaaagcATTATAATCTTCTTAATAACTATTTTTAAtactattaaaaatataatattaaaaattaccATAATATAAAAAACTATggtaattttaatataaaaatatattaataactttttaaaatTGAAGTTGTCTAACTATTAATTAAAAGTTTaatccaataaatatttttaatagctatttgtaaatataaattttggtaATTTTAATAATTAGATAATTATCTACATATATTATGCATTATGGTAATTTTTatagttaaaaatatttaaaaatatctaCTAAATATACTCCGGCCATTTTGGTATTGAACCTTCAAAATCTCTATAGTTCCACGTATTTGATTCTAAAAATTATACATACAATGTTTTtacttatattttttattaaaaatataataaatattttatataaatttttataaaatagatgtccaactaaatataaataaaaaattatgttaTCCATGACCATTTTTATGACCAACTAAACATCAAAAAGTACGTTTtcaactactctctctctctctctctctctctctatatatatatatatatatattcacacGTCagcttcccaaaaaaaaaaaatcctcatgaGGTAAAAGTACTTCCCCCGGACCTGTACGATAGCCCGACATCCCCTACTCCCCAAAATAATCGTGGGATCCCTTCGCCTCTCCTcccatcaccaccaccacctacAAAGAAATGGGCGAAAGAGTGGAAGACGATGACTGGGCTCAGCGACTCACCATACTTCTCTCCCCCGATGCAATCCCCCAAACCCCCCTCCGCCGGCACAGCCCCGACGAGCCCCGCAACACCGCCTCCGCCACCAACAGCCCCTTCTTCGATATCGACGACAACACCACCAACAGCGATAATTCTAATTCCTCtcctcccccttccctctttgtGGATCCccacctccctccccctctcccacCCCACCGCCGCCCCCACGGATCTTCGGACCGCCAGAATCCTCCCTCCTCCGTCTCCGGCGTCGCCGCCGGCCGGTCCCCTGCCGGAGCGCTCCGGGAGTTCGCCGGCAGGGGCGGCGGGATGGGGATCTTCCAGGTTCCCCCGCGGGCCGCGGTCCATCCTGGTCGCCCGCCTTCACTGGAGCTGAGGCCCCGCCCACTCCGCGAGACGCAGGTAGGTTCCTTCCTCCGGACCATCGCCTGTTCGGATTCCCAGCTCTGGGCTGGTCAGGAGTCCGGGGTCCGGTTCTGGAATCTCTCCGATGTGTTCGAGGGGTGGGGTACGGGTGTGGTCAAGAGAGGGGATGAGGAGAGTGCTCCTTTCTGGGAGTCGTGCCGCACGTCCCCCACGCTGTGCTTGGCTGTTGATGACGCCAGTGGGTTGGTTTGGAGTGGTCACAAGGATGGGAAGATTCGATCTTGGAGGATGGAGCAGCCGGCACCAAGGAATTCGCCGACGGGTAAAGGGGGGAATTTCAAGGAAGGGCTTTCCTGGCGAGCACACGACTCTCCTGTTCTCTCCATTGTCATCACTTCATATGGTAATTGCCATTCAAATCATCTATCTTTCAGCTTATTTCTGTATCATATGGCATGAATAACCCTTAGTTAGAACCAGAGAAATACTCATTTTTCAAAGTGAATGTGAGATGTAGCCAATATAAACAACTGGTGACTGAAGTGGCGGATGTGAAGCACAATGATACTTACTAAAATAGCCCATCGACAATATAACTCAGGTGCTTTGACCTAGATGTTCTATTACATTTCATTGTACTTTTGTTGAGGGATGACAAATACTTCAACAATTTTATTGCTGTCTAAGCTGTTCTGACATTAGGCTATATAAGTAGAAGATCAACTAGGACAACGTATATAACCATGTGAATTGGGCATCTTGATTTAGTTGCTTTGGCTTCTTAGCTATCAGGAAGGATCGAGGATGCAATACACAGGAACCATCTTATTTTGGCGCTATTTAGGTAATTTTGATGAATGTTCCTAAAGATTTCTTTAGAGGCTTTAAGGAAAGAGGATTCTCTTAAGGGCTTATTCTTTGGGGGGTGTGAGACTTACCTGGGAAATTACATTTTCCTGGATAAGTGTTACCTAGGCAATACTTAGACAGAAAAATAATAACCTATGTTCTTTTATGCATTGGAAAGTGACTCCGGAATTTGTTACCCATATTATCTTGTATTATGATTTTCCGGTTAAGTTGCTAAGATCTATCCATCTTTCTAATTATACCCTTTATGCTTCTAGGTCCATTTTGCACACTTATCATGTACTACCCATTTGTGATTGAAACCCAATTTTCTCATATCAAATCCTATATAGGTTTTTTTAGGAGGGGGGAGGCTAGATGATATAAGGGCATgacaaaatatttaaaaatgcaTTTAATTAAGCACGAGTAAAGGAAAAAAGGAACAAATTTGCTTGAATTCATCACCAACTAGCAAAATGAGAGGTTAAGGTTTATTAGTGTATTAGCATAATGAAGGGTAttttaggaacaaaaaatagggCCACTTTATCCGGCTAATGGGAAACGAACTTACCAATCTCCTACGTGGGTAAATGTTTCCACCTAATTCATGGGTAAATATTGCCCATGGGAAATTAACTTAGCAACCTCACTTTTTTAGCTAGAAAACATAGGTAAGTTGGTCAATAGAAAAGTTGATCAACTTTTTCATGATATTTTACCTCCAAAGAACGGAGCTTGAAAGGGGaccatctctctcttttccttgcgATCATTGTCTGGGAAACATAAATTTCTCATGAGTTTTGTTGGGAGGCTGTTTGAGCTTCATAGCTCTCATTTGTAAGATGTCCcccattttatttataattcttTGAAGATATTTGGCTTACCATGTATGATGTTGGTTTGCATGGCAAATAATATTATAACAGTACCTACAGAAGTTTTGGAGAACATAAAGGTAAGTATTATACAGATAAAGAAACTTGGTTGTTAATTTTGAGGATTAAATTATGACCTTGAAAAAGGAAATTTTCTCAAGAAATTACAAATAACAATGATGTAGAGGATTTGAAAGATATTAAGCAGTAAGGGCAAAGGAGTGAATAGGTAGGGCTAGGTATGCAACCTTTTTTCGATTTCCTTTTTGGTGCATAAGTCTTGGTTGGGCTCAAAACAAGGTTAAGATTTCTTAATGTTAGCAGGTTAAGAGATAAAGAAGTAGAGATATAATGAGAATAGTGTTTGAAGTAATTTAATGAAGATTCTGTTTTAGAAGCCTTTTCAAAAGAGCCTAATTAAAGAGATGCATGGTTTCCTTCACTGAATTTGAAAGGATGCAAAAGGGTAAGTGTAGGGTCTTGTTGATACCTGTTGAGGTATGGAAACACATAGTGAATGTTAGGTTAAGAACTTAAGATGGTTAACTGGCTTCTGTattgaaattttaataatagGGAAACTAAATGATTGAAGGAGATATAATATTGTACCTTTCCATAGAACTAAATCTGATATACAAAACTTCTCAAACTTTCACTGAAGTAAATTTCTGAACTATGAACCGCTGCAAGAGATTGACAAGGTTCTCAACTGTAAAGGCAGTCCTAGTGGATGACCCATGGAGGGACCATGTAGAATATCTTGGCATGACTTGAAGTTAATATTATGTAAGGTTTTATAATTTATGTATAGATTTTAAATGAATTAACTCCGTGatgaggaagaaaaggaggacaTGAAGAAGTTGATTGATAATAGCGATCTTATTAACCTACTAAGTGTAGACAAATTGACCCGAACTTCAGTTCATATGAATGATTAGAAAAGGGGTATTGGGAACCTGTGCCAGTTTTGAACCCAAATTGTACGATGCCAATATGGTTAGGAACGGACTGAAATGGTCAGTATCAACAAAATAGAAACTACTGGTACATACAGGTCTGTCCCATCCATTTTTATGCATCCCAACTGTTGGAACTGTAGCTCTATATCTTGGCCTAATGCTCTAAACCGTCATTTATTGTTGCTTAAATATGACCTATTCTTTTCAAAAGCAAGACTTATTGTCCATATTTTTATTACATTCATGCTCGACTCTTTTGCCCCGATACACTTtttttcaatcaaattgatcatGCTGTTAAAGAATCACTTCAGCAATAAGTAAGTTTGTTCTGATGTGTAATTTTGTATTATCTAACTCATATTGACTATTAAATTTCTTGTATATTTGCATTATTATACTTCCTTAAGTGCTTTTTTAATCATGTCTTTTGGGTAGTTATTTTCTCCAAAGTACGGGTTCAGTTGTGTCTTATGTGGCTTCAAAGATTTAAAATTAGTAGTACAAATCAATCTAATTCATTTCATGCTGTATTTGTAAATTCCAGGGGAATTGTGGTCTGGTTCTGAAGGTGGAGTCATAAGAGCCTGGTCTTGGGAGGCCATTGAGAAATCCCTTTCTCTAACAATAGAAGAAGGGCATATGACTGCTTCGTTAGTTGAGAGGTCCTATGTTGATCTTAGAAGCCTGGTGACTGTTGGAGGGGTGTGTATATTGCCTAACATGGATGTCAGATATCTATTATCTGATAATTCTAGGTCAAAAGTATGGAGTGGTGGTTACCTCTCTTTTGCCCTGTGGTATAACTTCATGAACTTCTCTTTTTAATAATTACTTGAGACTAGTATCTTACAGGATGTAATTTGTTTACATCTTGTGGCACTGGATCAGTTTGGTTATTTTATATTGGCAGTAACTCCCCATCCTGGTTAATATCACAGGGATTCTCATACAAAGGAACTTCTGAAAGTTTTCAACATAGATGGTCAGGTTGAGACTAGGTTTGATACCTTGTCAGTGCATGATCTATATGAAGAACATGAGATGAAGATGAATTTTGTCACTATTTCAAAGAAGGAAAAACAACGAGGTCCTGTTAGCTTTTTCCAGCGTTCACGTAATGCCTTGATGGGAGCAGCTGATGTTGTTCGGAGAGTTGCAGTCAAGGGAGCATTTGGAGATGATAATCGAAGAACAGAAGCATTGACAATGACAGTGGATGGAATGATTTGGACTGGATGTGCAAATGGCTTGGTCGTGCAGTGGGATGGAGATGGCATTAGGTTACAAGAAGTTCGGCATCACTCTTCTTCTGTGCAGTGTCTTTGTACCTTTGGGATGCGATTGTGGGTGGGCTATGTAGATGGCACTGTCCAGGTGATGGATCTCGATGGATGTTTGCTGGGAAGATGGATAGCCCATAGCAGCCCAGTAATAAAGATGGCTGTTGGAGGTTCTTATATCTTTACATTGGCTAATCATGGTGGTATTCGTGGATGGAACCTGGCATCTCCAGGGCCTCTTGATGGTATCTTGCGATCAGTGCTAACCCATAAAGAGCCATTTTATACAAAAACAGAACATCTTAAAATTTTGGTGGGTACTTGGAATGTTGGGCAAGAAAAAGCATCTTGTGAATCACTTATATCTTGGCTGGGTGGTGCATCGTCAGAGGTTGGAGTGGTGGTTGTTGGGTTGCAAGAGGTGGAAATGGGTGCTGGTTTTCTTGCCATGGCTGTGGCAAAAGAAACTGTAAGATTGCTGCAACATTTTGCCTCTAAATTGTTGGTgctcatttttgtttttttcctttacatgtatgtatatatatgtacatgtatttGTATATTGAATAATTATCTTCAGGTTTCCTGTGACATATACCTTGTTTTCCTAGACCTTACAATTTGAACACTAGACCCACTTATCACTGAAGCTATTTCTGGCTTATGCTGCAAGCACCTGAGCCATCTCAAATGGTTTTTACTACATTTGTTGTTGTCCATACATCCACCACAGATTTATTATTTTCCTGGCTCATATAATGCACATGTGCATTTTTTCCGACTCTTAAAAGatatatttccattttttatattttatttccttCCAGTCTATGAGCATCCTTGtatatctttttaattattttatatattacaGTCTATATTTTCTTTAGTGAATATCTTCCTCTTGAATTATTAGCATTCTTGAATTCCATACTTGTTCTTAATGAAATTTGCACCCCATATCAGTCTTGATCTGATCTTTTGTAAGCTTATTATCAATATCTTCCTTTCCTAGTTCCAATTTAAAGTTCATGCTTCTCTTTATCTCATTAGCCAAGCTTATTTCTCCAAGTGGCCTGCACAAGTGGCCCTCTTCTTGAATATGGAATCTATAAGAAATTTTAACAGGCCACTAGTGAAGACATATTGCTATTCGGGACTCCAAGCACTTCATAAGTTATCTGTAGATCTTTGATTGCTGTTTCACACACGCCTCGGTGTCAATATATactttgaaatttaaatcttcCTCATCTCCTAAGATTGTGTATGTAGATACAAACTATATGTTTATTCAGATAAAATTAGAATGATTTTTGTATCAGTCTTTTTTGCAAGTACATCAATTTCATAAGCCTGTCAATCCATTATTACATGCAAGAAGCCAAACTTAAGTGTTGCATGAAGGTTTGCTGGTGGaggataatattatattaaacatTTGCTACCTAGTCTTTGTATAAGAAGCCATTTGAATATTATCATAATTCTATGTATTTCTCGGAGTTTACTATGCATTGTATCCccaattttttctcctttcatcTTGCATTCTCGAATGTTTTAAATTccataatttccattccttaaCCAAAACGATCTTGATGGTTTCATTAT
It encodes:
- the LOC103722592 gene encoding type I inositol polyphosphate 5-phosphatase 13-like isoform X2, which produces MGERVEDDDWAQRLTILLSPDAIPQTPLRRHSPDEPRNTASATNSPFFDIDDNTTNSDNSNSSPPPSLFVDPHLPPPLPPHRRPHGSSDRQNPPSSVSGVAAGRSPAGALREFAGRGGGMGIFQVPPRAAVHPGRPPSLELRPRPLRETQVGSFLRTIACSDSQLWAGQESGVRFWNLSDVFEGWGTGVVKRGDEESAPFWESCRTSPTLCLAVDDASGLVWSGHKDGKIRSWRMEQPAPRNSPTGKGGNFKEGLSWRAHDSPVLSIVITSYGELWSGSEGGVIRAWSWEAIEKSLSLTIEEGHMTASLVERSYVDLRSLVTVGGVCILPNMDVRYLLSDNSRSKVWSGGYLSFALWDSHTKELLKVFNIDGQVETRFDTLSVHDLYEEHEMKMNFVTISKKEKQRGPVSFFQRSRNALMGAADVVRRVAVKGAFGDDNRRTEALTMTVDGMIWTGCANGLVVQWDGDGIRLQEVRHHSSSVQCLCTFGMRLWVGYVDGTVQVMDLDGCLLGRWIAHSSPVIKMAVGGSYIFTLANHGGIRGWNLASPGPLDGILRSVLTHKEPFYTKTEHLKILVGTWNVGQEKASCESLISWLGGASSEVGVVVVGLQEVEMGAGFLAMAVAKETVGLEGSANGQWWLDAIGKILGEGNYFERVGSRQLAGLLVAVWARKYLQPYIGDVDTAAVPCGFGRAIGNKGAVGLRMRIYDRKMCFVNCHFAAHMEAVNRRNDDFDHVFRTMNFDRPFIANHVAADGVSAVQLPRGSNTPGDGKPELSDADMAIFFGDFNYRLQGITYDETMDLISRSCFDWLRERDQLQAEMRAGRVFQGLREGEIKFPPTYKFERLQAAYDSSEKKRIPAWCDRILYRDSHSVSGAQCSLESPVVSSISLYDSCMDVTDSDHKPVRCIFNVDIACVDELSRRQEFGDIIASNERVKCLLEEIQYVPETVFNTYNIILQNQDTSMLRITNKCKRDKAMFGITCEGHSIVKDDGQISKLRTRASFGFPSWLKITPTAGIIKPGHMIDVSLHHEDLDTLEYVDGIPRNRWHEDTGGKVAILMVNIRGSCSVKSRSYRAQVRHISSTTSFNESRGTSKQIQSNPQRPDFANSSGSSNVVDLLL
- the LOC103722592 gene encoding type I inositol polyphosphate 5-phosphatase 13-like isoform X1; this translates as MGERVEDDDWAQRLTILLSPDAIPQTPLRRHSPDEPRNTASATNSPFFDIDDNTTNSDNSNSSPPPSLFVDPHLPPPLPPHRRPHGSSDRQNPPSSVSGVAAGRSPAGALREFAGRGGGMGIFQVPPRAAVHPGRPPSLELRPRPLRETQVGSFLRTIACSDSQLWAGQESGVRFWNLSDVFEGWGTGVVKRGDEESAPFWESCRTSPTLCLAVDDASGLVWSGHKDGKIRSWRMEQPAPRNSPTGKGGNFKEGLSWRAHDSPVLSIVITSYGELWSGSEGGVIRAWSWEAIEKSLSLTIEEGHMTASLVERSYVDLRSLVTVGGVCILPNMDVRYLLSDNSRSKVWSGGYLSFALWDSHTKELLKVFNIDGQVETRFDTLSVHDLYEEHEMKMNFVTISKKEKQRGPVSFFQRSRNALMGAADVVRRVAVKGAFGDDNRRTEALTMTVDGMIWTGCANGLVVQWDGDGIRLQEVRHHSSSVQCLCTFGMRLWVGYVDGTVQVMDLDGCLLGRWIAHSSPVIKMAVGGSYIFTLANHGGIRGWNLASPGPLDGILRSVLTHKEPFYTKTEHLKILVGTWNVGQEKASCESLISWLGGASSEVGVVVVGLQEVEMGAGFLAMAVAKETVGLEGSANGQWWLDAIGKILGEGNYFERVGSRQLAGLLVAVWARKYLQPYIGDVDTAAVPCGFGRAIGNKGAVGLRMRIYDRKMCFVNCHFAAHMEAVNRRNDDFDHVFRTMNFDRPFIANHVAADGVSAVQLPRGSNTPGDGKPELSDADMAIFFGDFNYRLQGITYDETMDLISRSCFDWLRERDQLQAEMRAGRVFQGLREGEIKFPPTYKFERLQAGLSAYDSSEKKRIPAWCDRILYRDSHSVSGAQCSLESPVVSSISLYDSCMDVTDSDHKPVRCIFNVDIACVDELSRRQEFGDIIASNERVKCLLEEIQYVPETVFNTYNIILQNQDTSMLRITNKCKRDKAMFGITCEGHSIVKDDGQISKLRTRASFGFPSWLKITPTAGIIKPGHMIDVSLHHEDLDTLEYVDGIPRNRWHEDTGGKVAILMVNIRGSCSVKSRSYRAQVRHISSTTSFNESRGTSKQIQSNPQRPDFANSSGSSNVVDLLL
- the LOC103722592 gene encoding type I inositol polyphosphate 5-phosphatase 13-like isoform X3, whose translation is MGERVEDDDWAQRLTILLSPDAIPQTPLRRHSPDEPRNTASATNSPFFDIDDNTTNSDNSNSSPPPSLFVDPHLPPPLPPHRRPHGSSDRQNPPSSVSGVAAGRSPAGALREFAGRGGGMGIFQVPPRAAVHPGRPPSLELRPRPLRETQVGSFLRTIACSDSQLWAGQESGVRFWNLSDVFEGWGTGVVKRGDEESAPFWESCRTSPTLCLAVDDASGLVWSGHKDGKIRSWRMEQPAPRNSPTGKGGNFKEGLSWRAHDSPVLSIVITSYGELWSGSEGGVIRAWSWEAIEKSLSLTIEEGHMTASLVERSYVDLRSLVTVGGVCILPNMDVRYLLSDNSRSKVWSGGYLSFALWDSHTKELLKVFNIDGQVETRFDTLSVHDLYEEHEMKMNFVTISKKEKQRGPVSFFQRSRNALMGAADVVRRVAVKGAFGDDNRRTEALTMTVDGMIWTGCANGLVVQWDGDGIRLQEVRHHSSSVQCLCTFGMRLWVGYVDGTVQVMDLDGCLLGRWIAHSSPVIKMAVGGSYIFTLANHGGIRGWNLASPGPLDGILRSVLTHKEPFYTKTEHLKILVGTWNVGQEKASCESLISWLGGASSEVGVVVVGLQEVEMGAGFLAMAVAKETVGLEGSANGQWWLDAIGKILGEGNYFERVGSRQLAGLLVAVWARKYLQPYIGDVDTAAVPCGFGRAIGNKGAVGLRMRIYDRKMCFVNCHFAAHMEAVNRRNDDFDHVFRTMNFDRPFIANHVAADGVSAVQLPRGSNTPGDGKPELSDADMAIFFGDFNYRLQGITYDETMDLISRSCFDWLRERDQLQAEMRAAYDSSEKKRIPAWCDRILYRDSHSVSGAQCSLESPVVSSISLYDSCMDVTDSDHKPVRCIFNVDIACVDELSRRQEFGDIIASNERVKCLLEEIQYVPETVFNTYNIILQNQDTSMLRITNKCKRDKAMFGITCEGHSIVKDDGQISKLRTRASFGFPSWLKITPTAGIIKPGHMIDVSLHHEDLDTLEYVDGIPRNRWHEDTGGKVAILMVNIRGSCSVKSRSYRAQVRHISSTTSFNESRGTSKQIQSNPQRPDFANSSGSSNVVDLLL